GGGGCCACCGAGGCCATCCACGCCTCGCTGGATGCCGGCGTGACGCTGATCGACACCGCACCGGCCTACGGCCTGGGCGCCTCCGAGCGCATCGTGGGTGCAGCGCTCAAGGGCCGCCGCCACGAGGCTGTGATCGCCACCAAGTGCGGCTTGGTGTGGCACACGCAAAAGGGCACGCACTTCTTCGACGAAGACGGCCACCCCGTGTACCGCCACCTGGGCCGCGAGTCGATCTTCCACGAGGCGGAGGAGAGCCTGAAACGGCTGCAGACCGATTACATCGACCTCTACATCACGCACTGGCAGGACAGCACGACACCGGTCGAAGAGACCATGGACGCCCTGCTCGCGCTCAAGCGGCAGGGCAAGATCCGCGCCATCGGCGTGAGTAATGTGGACCCCGAGACGCTGGCCGAGTACCTGCGTCATGGCCCGGTGGACGCGGCCCAGGAGCGCTACAGCCTGATCGACCGAGAGATCGAGCAGACGCTGCTGCCCCTGTGCCAACGGCACAACGTGGCCGTGCTCGGCTATTCCTCGCTGGCGCTGGGCCTGCTCGCGGGCCCCATCGACCCCGCTCGCGAGTTCACGGGCGACGACCAGCGGGCCAGCAACCCGCGCTTCAGCGCGGCCAACCGCGCCAGGCTCAAGGCCTTCTTCGACGAACTGGAACCGGTGCGCCAGCCACTCGGCTGCTCCTTCGGCCAGCTGATGATCGCCTGGACGCTGGCGCGCGGCAGCGTGTCGGTGGCGTTGTGCGGCG
This Hydrogenophaga taeniospiralis DNA region includes the following protein-coding sequences:
- a CDS encoding aldo/keto reductase — protein: MKTTTLGPSGITCSAIGLGTWAMGGWMWGGQDSAGATEAIHASLDAGVTLIDTAPAYGLGASERIVGAALKGRRHEAVIATKCGLVWHTQKGTHFFDEDGHPVYRHLGRESIFHEAEESLKRLQTDYIDLYITHWQDSTTPVEETMDALLALKRQGKIRAIGVSNVDPETLAEYLRHGPVDAAQERYSLIDREIEQTLLPLCQRHNVAVLGYSSLALGLLAGPIDPAREFTGDDQRASNPRFSAANRARLKAFFDELEPVRQPLGCSFGQLMIAWTLARGSVSVALCGARVRQQAIENAAAGALDLPEETVQRIDEAAARHLQALA